The following proteins are co-located in the Oceanimonas sp. GK1 genome:
- the rsmD gene encoding 16S rRNA (guanine(966)-N(2))-methyltransferase RsmD: MAKAKPAKKHTAASGQIRLIGGQWRGRKLPVLPSEGLRPTTDRVKETLFNWLMFDIRDRRCLDLFAGSGSLGFEALSRYAADVVMVEKDAAVAAQLKRNLATLPAAPGTVVQADAEQYLQQAATPFDVVFLDPPFHQALLPRVCELLETHGWLADEALIYIEREQGLALPTLPRHWRLHKDKQAGQVSYQLYQREQVKT, encoded by the coding sequence ATGGCTAAAGCAAAACCGGCAAAAAAACACACCGCGGCCAGTGGCCAGATAAGGCTTATCGGCGGCCAGTGGCGTGGTCGAAAATTGCCGGTATTACCCAGTGAAGGACTCAGGCCCACCACGGACCGAGTCAAGGAAACCCTGTTCAACTGGCTGATGTTTGATATTCGCGACCGCCGTTGTCTGGATCTGTTTGCCGGCAGCGGCAGCCTGGGCTTTGAAGCCCTGTCCCGCTACGCCGCCGACGTGGTGATGGTGGAAAAGGACGCGGCCGTGGCCGCTCAGCTCAAACGCAACCTCGCCACCCTGCCGGCGGCCCCGGGCACCGTGGTTCAGGCCGATGCCGAGCAGTATTTGCAGCAAGCGGCAACGCCCTTTGACGTGGTGTTTCTCGATCCCCCCTTTCACCAGGCGTTGTTGCCCCGAGTGTGTGAGCTGCTTGAAACCCACGGCTGGCTCGCCGACGAGGCCCTTATTTATATCGAACGGGAACAGGGTCTGGCGCTGCCCACCCTGCCCCGCCACTGGCGGCTGCACAAAGACAAGCAGGCCGGTCAGGTCAGTTATCAACTCTATCAAAGGGAGCAAGTGAAAACATGA
- the rpoH gene encoding RNA polymerase sigma factor RpoH, translating to MTTDFQRHFALVPQGSLEAYIQAVNTIPVLSAEEEKSLAERLQNDGDLAAARQLVMSHLRFVVHIAKSYAGYGLPQADLIQEGNIGLMKAVKRFDPTVGVRLVSFAVHWIKAEIHEYVLRNWRVVKVATTKAQRKLFFNLRKSKKRLGWFNQQEVNRVAEDLGVLPAEVLEMESRMSAQDQAFDLTSDDDERDGSFAPVHYLEDKSSDVAHQVEEANWEHTANRRLRAALNTLDERSQRIIQARWLEEDDKTTLQSLADEYGVSAERIRQLEKTALKKLKAAMEA from the coding sequence ATGACGACAGATTTTCAGCGCCATTTTGCCCTGGTTCCCCAGGGCAGCCTGGAGGCCTATATCCAGGCAGTGAACACCATTCCCGTGCTCAGCGCGGAGGAAGAAAAGTCCCTGGCCGAGCGCCTGCAGAATGACGGCGATCTGGCCGCGGCGCGCCAGCTGGTCATGTCACACCTGCGCTTTGTGGTGCACATTGCCAAAAGCTATGCCGGTTACGGCCTGCCCCAGGCGGATCTGATCCAGGAAGGCAACATCGGCCTGATGAAGGCGGTCAAGCGTTTCGATCCCACCGTGGGCGTGCGCCTGGTGTCTTTTGCGGTGCACTGGATCAAGGCCGAAATTCACGAATACGTGTTGCGCAACTGGCGGGTGGTCAAGGTGGCCACCACCAAGGCCCAGCGCAAGCTGTTCTTTAATCTGCGCAAGTCCAAGAAGCGCCTGGGCTGGTTCAACCAGCAGGAAGTGAACCGGGTCGCCGAGGATTTGGGCGTGCTGCCTGCCGAAGTGCTGGAGATGGAGTCGCGCATGAGCGCCCAGGATCAGGCCTTTGATCTGACCTCCGACGACGACGAGCGCGACGGCAGCTTTGCTCCGGTGCACTACCTGGAAGACAAAAGCTCCGACGTGGCCCACCAGGTGGAAGAAGCCAACTGGGAGCACACTGCCAACCGTCGCCTGAGGGCCGCTCTCAATACCCTGGACGAGCGCAGCCAGCGCATTATTCAGGCCCGCTGGCTGGAAGAAGACGACAAGACCACCCTGCAGAGCCTGGCCGACGAATACGGCGTGTCTGCCGAGCGTATTCGCCAGCTGGAGAAAACCGCACTGAAAAAACTCAAGGCCGCCATGGAGGCATAA
- the can gene encoding carbonate dehydratase has protein sequence MKILKHLFDNNREWSERIKAEDPAFFEKLSLQQAPEYLWIGCSDSRVPANQLTGLLPGDVFVHRNVANLVVHTDFNCLSVVQYAVEVLKVKHIIICGHYGCGGVLAAMQNKELGLIDNWLRNIKDICHKHEDTLNAIQDQQTREDYMCELNVVEQVANLCHTTIVQNAWKQGQTLSVHGWVYGIKDGRLHDLDVCVSGIDQIPDVYRVFRQRILGEE, from the coding sequence ATGAAAATACTGAAGCATCTGTTTGACAACAACCGGGAATGGTCCGAGCGCATCAAGGCGGAAGATCCGGCATTTTTTGAAAAGCTGTCCCTGCAGCAGGCGCCCGAATACCTGTGGATCGGCTGCTCCGACAGCCGGGTGCCCGCCAACCAGCTCACCGGCCTGCTGCCCGGCGACGTCTTCGTGCACCGCAACGTGGCCAACCTGGTGGTGCATACGGACTTCAACTGCCTGTCGGTGGTACAATACGCCGTTGAAGTGCTCAAGGTGAAGCACATCATCATCTGCGGCCATTACGGTTGTGGCGGCGTGCTGGCGGCCATGCAGAACAAGGAGCTGGGGCTCATCGACAACTGGCTGCGCAACATCAAGGACATCTGCCACAAGCACGAAGATACCCTGAACGCCATCCAGGATCAGCAGACTCGGGAAGACTACATGTGCGAGCTGAACGTGGTCGAGCAGGTGGCCAACCTGTGCCACACCACCATAGTGCAGAACGCCTGGAAACAGGGCCAGACCCTGTCGGTGCATGGCTGGGTCTATGGCATCAAGGACGGCCGCCTGCACGATCTGGACGTGTGTGTATCTGGCATCGATCAGATCCCCGATGTGTACCGCGTGTTCCGCCAGCGCATTCTGGGCGAAGAATAA
- the ftsX gene encoding permease-like cell division protein FtsX, which produces MSRTHKLGWHQRLAMYGVDHLRQLFASLGELWRTPLSSLMTIAVLGVSLALPASFYVLLKNAESVSSFWQSQAQISLYLQQTAPEDQIKAFQTRLEGMNEIRQVTYISPEQGLTDFSGAAGFAEALDLLEANPLPAVLILNLSESGRQPDMAELLLADMNAEPLVATARLDMAWLARLSGIVELLRQAVVGMAALLLAGVLLVVSNTLRLNILSCRYEIEVMKLVGATDGFIHRPFLYVGLWYGIIGGLLAWWLTLIMVFWLSHKVSALASLYQSNFELLGLGWNESLWLVLIGTSLSLLASGFSVRRHIRAIEPA; this is translated from the coding sequence ATGAGCCGAACCCACAAGCTGGGCTGGCACCAGCGTCTGGCCATGTACGGGGTGGATCACCTGCGCCAGTTGTTCGCCAGCCTGGGCGAGCTGTGGCGCACGCCGCTCAGCTCGCTGATGACCATCGCGGTGCTGGGGGTCAGCCTGGCGCTGCCGGCCAGTTTCTACGTGCTGCTGAAAAACGCCGAGTCGGTGAGCAGTTTCTGGCAGAGCCAGGCCCAGATCAGCCTCTATCTCCAGCAGACGGCTCCGGAAGATCAGATCAAGGCGTTTCAGACCCGGCTGGAAGGCATGAATGAGATTCGCCAGGTGACCTACATCAGCCCGGAGCAGGGACTAACGGACTTCAGCGGCGCCGCCGGCTTTGCCGAGGCACTGGACCTGCTTGAAGCAAACCCGCTGCCGGCGGTGCTGATCCTGAACCTGTCGGAAAGTGGCCGTCAGCCCGACATGGCCGAGCTGCTGCTGGCCGACATGAACGCCGAGCCCCTGGTGGCCACCGCCCGCCTCGACATGGCCTGGCTGGCCCGGTTGTCGGGCATAGTGGAACTGCTGCGCCAGGCGGTGGTGGGCATGGCCGCCCTGCTGCTGGCCGGAGTGCTGCTGGTGGTGAGCAACACCCTGCGCCTCAACATTCTCAGTTGTCGCTATGAAATCGAAGTGATGAAGCTGGTGGGCGCCACCGACGGTTTTATACACCGACCCTTTCTTTATGTGGGGCTGTGGTACGGCATTATCGGCGGGCTGCTGGCCTGGTGGCTGACCCTGATCATGGTGTTCTGGCTCAGTCACAAGGTCAGTGCCCTGGCGTCCCTGTACCAGAGCAACTTCGAGTTGCTGGGACTGGGCTGGAATGAAAGCCTGTGGCTTGTGCTGATTGGCACCTCACTCAGTCTGCTGGCCTCCGGTTTTTCCGTGCGCCGTCACATAAGAGCCATAGAGCCGGCTTGA
- the ftsE gene encoding cell division ATP-binding protein FtsE, translated as MIRFEQVSKVYSGGFQALQKVSFHLEKGEMAYLTGHSGAGKSTLLKLISVMERPSDGQVYFNGRNVSRIARGDIPFVRRRIGMIFQDHHLINGRTVFDNVALPLVIEGYGHHDIQRRVSAALDKVGLHGKDRYFPPMLSGGEQQRVGIARAIVNKPLLLLADEPTGNLDPELSMDILRLFEAFNRVGVSVLIATHDTGLINAQRYRTLRLNAGRLQEEEQA; from the coding sequence ATGATCCGCTTTGAGCAGGTTAGCAAGGTATACAGCGGCGGCTTTCAGGCGCTGCAAAAGGTCAGCTTTCATTTGGAAAAGGGTGAAATGGCATACCTCACCGGCCACTCCGGGGCCGGTAAAAGCACCCTGCTCAAACTGATCAGCGTGATGGAGCGCCCCAGCGATGGCCAGGTCTATTTCAACGGCCGCAATGTCAGCCGCATCGCCCGGGGTGACATTCCCTTTGTACGCCGGCGCATCGGCATGATTTTTCAGGATCACCATCTGATCAATGGCCGCACCGTGTTCGACAACGTGGCGCTGCCGCTGGTGATTGAAGGCTATGGCCATCACGATATTCAGCGCCGGGTGTCGGCGGCCCTCGACAAGGTCGGCCTGCACGGCAAGGATCGCTATTTTCCGCCCATGCTGTCGGGTGGTGAACAGCAGCGGGTGGGCATCGCCCGGGCCATCGTCAACAAGCCGTTGCTGCTGCTGGCGGACGAGCCCACCGGCAACCTGGATCCGGAGCTGTCGATGGACATTCTGCGCCTGTTCGAGGCCTTTAACCGGGTGGGGGTGAGTGTACTGATCGCCACTCACGACACCGGCCTTATCAATGCCCAGCGCTACCGTACGCTTCGTCTGAATGCCGGGCGCCTGCAGGAGGAAGAGCAAGCATGA
- a CDS encoding DUF1145 domain-containing protein has protein sequence MKVLNLLMRLVMLVFWAGILYALLGPGFEEAGTTPLILGAVVLVMHLLQMLMLKQVASLLNPSAGDYLEVLVFGSFAMHRHRARLKALSEQQKR, from the coding sequence ATGAAGGTACTTAATCTGCTGATGCGGCTGGTGATGCTGGTGTTCTGGGCCGGCATTCTTTACGCCCTGCTCGGCCCCGGTTTTGAAGAAGCCGGCACCACGCCGCTGATCCTGGGCGCCGTCGTGCTGGTCATGCACCTGCTGCAAATGCTGATGCTGAAACAGGTCGCCAGCTTGCTCAACCCAAGCGCCGGCGATTATCTGGAAGTGCTGGTGTTCGGCTCCTTTGCCATGCACCGCCACCGTGCCCGCCTGAAAGCGCTGAGCGAACAGCAAAAGCGCTGA
- the sseA gene encoding 3-mercaptopyruvate sulfurtransferase — protein sequence MHKLELPSPLVEAQWLADHLDHPDLVVLDASWHMPATGRNGLEEWRQQRLPGARFFDFDGRIKDQHTSLPHMLPDETLFAREVSALGVSNHQTIVIYDSLGLFAAPRAWWMFRAMGHENVAVLNGGLPAWQQAGLPLEQGEPAAVEPGRFTAERQSHWIADATAVEQALQQDGYRVLDARSRERFSGAAADPRPGVRAGHMPGAACLPFNELLKDGYLLPAEQLRAILSPLVKAEQKLICSCGSGVTAAILALAAELAGHHHIAVYDGSWTEWGGSAHLPVEKNA from the coding sequence ATGCACAAACTGGAATTACCGTCGCCACTGGTAGAAGCCCAATGGCTGGCTGATCACCTGGACCATCCGGATCTGGTGGTGCTGGATGCCAGCTGGCACATGCCCGCCACCGGCCGCAATGGCCTGGAAGAATGGCGACAGCAACGTCTTCCCGGTGCCCGCTTCTTTGACTTTGACGGTCGCATCAAGGATCAGCATACCAGCCTGCCCCATATGCTGCCGGACGAAACCCTGTTCGCCCGGGAAGTCTCCGCACTGGGCGTCAGCAACCACCAGACCATTGTCATCTACGACAGCCTGGGCCTGTTTGCCGCGCCCCGGGCCTGGTGGATGTTTCGTGCCATGGGCCACGAGAACGTAGCCGTGCTTAACGGTGGCCTGCCCGCCTGGCAACAGGCCGGTCTGCCCCTGGAACAGGGGGAACCCGCCGCCGTTGAGCCGGGCCGGTTTACTGCCGAGCGCCAGTCTCACTGGATAGCCGACGCCACCGCGGTGGAGCAGGCGCTGCAGCAGGACGGTTACCGGGTGCTGGATGCCCGCAGCCGGGAACGTTTCAGCGGCGCCGCCGCCGATCCCCGCCCTGGCGTGCGCGCCGGCCACATGCCCGGCGCCGCCTGTCTGCCCTTTAACGAGCTGCTGAAAGACGGTTACCTGCTGCCCGCCGAGCAATTGCGCGCCATCCTGTCCCCCCTGGTGAAGGCCGAACAAAAACTGATCTGCAGTTGCGGCTCGGGCGTGACCGCCGCCATTCTGGCCCTGGCCGCCGAGCTGGCCGGGCATCACCATATCGCGGTGTACGACGGCTCCTGGACCGAATGGGGCGGCTCGGCCCATCTGCCGGTGGAAAAAAACGCATAA
- the fabR gene encoding HTH-type transcriptional repressor FabR, whose protein sequence is MGVRAQQKEKTRRSLVEAAFRQLSAERSFSSLSLREVAREAGLAPTSFYRHFKDMEELGLTLVDEGGLTLRQLMRQARQRIADGGSVIQISVKTFMEFIDSSPDVFRLLLRERSGTSAAFRQAVAREIQHFTAELTDYLEEKQNTSRDYAEAQAQAMVTLVFSAGADALDMNEEERAALAERMILQLRMIAKGADAYNKAKRL, encoded by the coding sequence GTGGGCGTTCGCGCGCAACAAAAAGAAAAAACCCGGCGGTCCCTGGTGGAAGCCGCGTTTCGTCAGCTGAGCGCCGAGCGCAGTTTTTCCAGTCTCAGCCTGCGCGAGGTGGCCCGGGAAGCGGGGTTGGCGCCAACGTCCTTTTACCGTCATTTCAAGGACATGGAAGAGCTGGGGCTGACGCTGGTGGACGAGGGTGGGCTGACCCTGCGCCAGCTGATGCGCCAGGCGCGCCAGCGCATTGCCGACGGCGGCAGTGTGATTCAGATTTCGGTAAAGACCTTTATGGAATTTATCGACAGCAGTCCCGACGTGTTCCGCTTGCTGTTGCGGGAGCGGTCGGGCACCTCTGCGGCTTTTCGTCAGGCGGTGGCCCGGGAGATCCAGCATTTTACCGCCGAGCTCACCGACTACCTGGAAGAGAAGCAGAATACCAGCCGCGACTATGCCGAGGCCCAGGCCCAGGCCATGGTGACGCTGGTGTTCAGTGCCGGCGCCGATGCGCTGGACATGAACGAGGAAGAGCGTGCCGCACTGGCGGAGCGCATGATTCTGCAGCTGCGCATGATCGCCAAGGGCGCAGATGCATATAACAAGGCAAAACGGCTCTAG
- the ftsY gene encoding signal recognition particle-docking protein FtsY → MAKKGFFSWLGFGKKKDEQPEEAQEQQTPHDAVASEAEAGHGAEVEAQLAQQEAEARAEEARLAAEAKAAEEAHLAAEAKAAEEARLAAEAKAAEEARLAAEAKAAEEARLAAEAKAAEEARLAAEAKAAEEARLAAEAKAAEEARLAAEAKAAEEARLAAEAKAAEEARLAAEAKAAEEARLAAEAKAAEEARLAAEEEARQAVEEEARLAAEAEAAEQERLAREAEEQERQAAEDAAQAEKAPKKGFFARLKAGLLKTRQNLGSGFFGLFRGKKIDDDLFEELETQLLTADLGVETTLSIIDNLTQQASRKQLKDGEALYELLKEEMGGILAKVDQPLEINTEHRPFVILMVGVNGVGKTTTIGKLARQFQAEGKSVMLAAGDTFRAAAVEQLQVWGERNHIPVIAQHTGADAASVIYDAVEAAKARKVDVLIADTAGRLQNKAHLMEELKKIVRVMQKIDPQAPHEIMLTLDAGTGQNALSQAKIFNDAVPITGITLSKLDGTAKGGVIFAVADKFGIPIRYIGVGEKIDDLRPFNASEFIEALFSRED, encoded by the coding sequence ATGGCGAAAAAAGGTTTTTTCTCCTGGCTGGGCTTTGGCAAAAAGAAAGACGAGCAGCCGGAAGAAGCACAGGAACAACAAACACCCCATGACGCGGTAGCATCGGAAGCGGAAGCCGGTCATGGCGCGGAAGTGGAAGCACAGTTAGCCCAACAGGAAGCCGAGGCCCGAGCGGAAGAAGCCCGCCTGGCGGCCGAAGCCAAGGCGGCAGAGGAAGCTCACTTGGCGGCGGAAGCGAAAGCGGCGGAAGAAGCCCGTTTGGCCGCCGAAGCGAAAGCGGCGGAAGAAGCCCGTTTGGCTGCCGAAGCGAAGGCCGCGGAAGAAGCTCGTTTGGCCGCCGAAGCGAAAGCGGCGGAAGAAGCCCGTTTGGCCGCCGAAGCGAAAGCGGCGGAAGAAGCTCGTTTAGCCGCCGAAGCGAAGGCGGCGGAAGAAGCTCGTTTAGCCGCCGAAGCGAAAGCGGCGGAAGAAGCTCGTTTAGCGGCGGAAGCGAAGGCCGCGGAAGAAGCGCGGCTGGCGGCGGAAGCCAAGGCCGCGGAAGAAGCTCGTCTGGCCGCGGAAGCCAAGGCGGCAGAAGAAGCGCGGCTGGCCGCCGAGGAAGAAGCCCGGCAGGCGGTGGAAGAAGAAGCCCGTTTGGCGGCGGAAGCGGAAGCCGCCGAGCAGGAACGTCTGGCTCGGGAAGCGGAAGAGCAGGAGCGTCAGGCTGCCGAAGACGCGGCGCAGGCTGAAAAAGCACCCAAAAAAGGCTTTTTTGCCCGCCTCAAGGCCGGCCTGCTCAAAACCCGGCAAAACCTGGGTTCGGGCTTTTTTGGCCTGTTCCGGGGCAAGAAAATCGATGACGATCTGTTTGAAGAGCTGGAGACCCAGCTGCTCACCGCGGATCTGGGGGTAGAAACCACCCTGTCGATCATCGACAACCTGACCCAGCAGGCCAGCCGCAAGCAGCTCAAGGACGGCGAAGCCCTGTATGAGCTGCTGAAGGAGGAAATGGGCGGGATCCTCGCCAAGGTGGATCAGCCGCTGGAGATTAATACTGAGCACCGGCCTTTTGTCATTCTGATGGTGGGCGTCAACGGCGTGGGCAAGACCACCACCATCGGCAAGCTGGCCCGCCAGTTCCAGGCCGAGGGCAAGTCGGTGATGCTGGCCGCCGGCGATACCTTCCGCGCCGCGGCGGTGGAGCAGTTGCAGGTCTGGGGCGAGCGCAACCATATTCCGGTGATTGCCCAGCACACCGGTGCCGATGCCGCTTCCGTGATTTATGACGCTGTGGAAGCCGCCAAGGCCCGCAAGGTGGATGTGCTGATCGCCGATACCGCCGGTCGCCTGCAAAACAAGGCGCACCTGATGGAAGAGCTGAAGAAAATCGTGCGGGTGATGCAGAAAATCGACCCTCAGGCGCCTCACGAAATCATGCTCACCCTGGATGCGGGCACCGGCCAGAATGCCCTCAGTCAGGCCAAAATCTTCAACGACGCCGTGCCCATTACCGGTATTACCCTGAGCAAGCTGGACGGTACCGCCAAGGGCGGCGTTATCTTCGCGGTGGCCGACAAGTTCGGCATTCCCATTCGCTATATCGGCGTGGGTGAGAAAATCGATGATCTGCGTCCCTTCAATGCCTCCGAATTCATCGAGGCGCTTTTCAGCCGGGAAGACTAA
- a CDS encoding YijD family membrane protein: MSGNKNIRRKPILLALLVGLCGNATLATLSVSELAFSIFPIISLVLAAHMLYQEYLSVPMEGDTPVCALLSFLIGVFGYSAFLRTQFPEMGTNYLSVMITLVLVIWLAIKMGVAERPAPKAEAQK; encoded by the coding sequence ATGTCTGGAAACAAGAACATTCGCCGTAAACCCATTTTGCTGGCACTGCTGGTGGGGCTGTGTGGCAACGCCACCCTGGCCACGCTCAGCGTCAGTGAGCTGGCGTTTTCCATTTTCCCCATCATCTCGCTGGTACTGGCGGCCCACATGCTGTATCAGGAATACCTGAGCGTGCCCATGGAAGGCGATACCCCGGTATGCGCCCTGCTGAGTTTTCTGATTGGCGTATTTGGTTACTCCGCCTTTTTGCGTACCCAGTTTCCGGAAATGGGCACCAACTACCTGTCGGTGATGATCACCCTGGTGCTGGTGATCTGGCTGGCCATCAAGATGGGTGTGGCCGAGCGCCCGGCGCCCAAGGCCGAAGCGCAGAAGTAA
- a CDS encoding DUF2007 domain-containing protein, whose translation MSDWRPVFEAANSLEAHTLKGALESRGVAVQLKGEALAGALGELPMDVARVTLLVQAPDWPRAREFVQAYQQKSHRTWHCGRCGEENDASFEICWRCGGGPEEL comes from the coding sequence ATGAGCGATTGGAGACCGGTGTTTGAAGCGGCCAACAGCCTGGAGGCCCATACCCTCAAGGGGGCACTGGAAAGCCGTGGCGTGGCGGTGCAACTGAAAGGCGAGGCGCTGGCAGGCGCCCTGGGTGAACTGCCGATGGACGTGGCCCGGGTAACCCTGCTGGTGCAGGCACCGGACTGGCCGCGGGCGCGGGAGTTTGTGCAGGCCTATCAGCAGAAAAGCCATCGAACCTGGCATTGCGGGCGGTGTGGAGAAGAAAACGACGCCAGCTTTGAGATCTGCTGGCGGTGCGGCGGCGGCCCGGAAGAGTTATAG